Proteins encoded in a region of the Elizabethkingia bruuniana genome:
- a CDS encoding RagB/SusD family nutrient uptake outer membrane protein, with product MKKIFLSIAVVSFLAGCKNDSFLDIPVEGQTEESAFFKTQDDALKATNAIYSFLRGWENSAFPYQFIFGVPADDVIKGSNPGDASFINAYDQFTYTASDGGVEGYWTGQWQAVSRSNQVITRVPEINMDATMKGRLIAEAKFLRAYFYFNLVRIYGGVPIFDGLQENYNKPRNTQDEVYNFIISDLLSASQALPDKYGASDLGRATKGAALGLLSKVYLYKKDWQKAYDTSNQVMAMGYSLDPDFNHLFRVKGEFGPESVFEVDCSCSAQYGGSQYAEVQGVRNQFGWGFFTPSQALEDAFEPGDFRKQFTILREGQTTPEGDLIKKGDPLSVDTYSYKAYVPKADQNPTCGQGSVQNIRVLRFAEILLINAEAANELGNTGAAQASLNKVRNRAKLGDTTASSQAGLRTAIWHERRVELAMEGDRFVDLVRTGQAATVLASYGFKAGKNELFPIPFNAITQSQNVLTQNPGY from the coding sequence ATGAAAAAAATATTTTTGTCAATAGCGGTTGTTTCGTTTCTCGCAGGATGTAAGAACGACAGCTTTTTAGATATACCAGTTGAAGGCCAGACTGAAGAATCTGCCTTCTTCAAAACACAGGATGACGCATTGAAGGCAACCAATGCTATCTATAGTTTTTTAAGAGGTTGGGAAAACTCAGCCTTTCCTTACCAGTTTATATTTGGTGTGCCAGCGGATGATGTAATTAAAGGCTCTAATCCCGGAGATGCTTCATTTATTAATGCATACGACCAATTTACCTATACAGCCAGTGATGGTGGTGTAGAAGGGTACTGGACAGGACAGTGGCAGGCCGTTTCGCGTTCTAATCAGGTTATTACAAGGGTTCCTGAAATTAATATGGATGCTACTATGAAAGGTAGATTAATTGCTGAAGCTAAATTCCTTAGAGCTTACTTTTACTTTAACTTGGTGAGAATTTATGGTGGAGTTCCTATTTTTGATGGCCTCCAGGAGAATTATAATAAACCAAGAAATACTCAGGATGAAGTGTATAATTTCATTATATCGGACCTTTTAAGTGCGTCACAGGCTCTTCCTGATAAGTATGGTGCTTCTGATTTAGGAAGAGCAACAAAAGGAGCGGCTTTAGGCCTATTATCAAAAGTTTATTTGTATAAAAAAGACTGGCAGAAAGCTTATGATACTTCAAATCAGGTAATGGCAATGGGATATTCTCTGGATCCGGATTTCAATCACTTGTTCCGTGTGAAAGGGGAATTTGGACCAGAATCAGTATTCGAAGTTGACTGCTCATGTAGCGCACAATATGGAGGAAGCCAATATGCCGAGGTACAAGGTGTAAGAAATCAATTCGGCTGGGGATTCTTTACTCCGTCACAGGCTTTAGAAGATGCCTTTGAACCAGGAGATTTCAGAAAACAATTTACAATACTGAGAGAAGGGCAGACTACTCCGGAAGGAGATCTGATTAAGAAAGGAGATCCACTTTCTGTAGATACATACAGCTATAAAGCTTATGTTCCTAAGGCAGATCAAAATCCAACATGTGGTCAGGGATCTGTACAAAATATAAGAGTATTAAGATTTGCTGAAATTCTTCTGATTAATGCTGAAGCTGCAAATGAATTAGGGAATACAGGTGCAGCTCAGGCTTCTCTGAATAAAGTGAGAAACAGAGCAAAATTAGGAGATACAACGGCTTCATCTCAGGCAGGATTAAGAACTGCAATTTGGCATGAACGCAGAGTTGAGCTGGCGATGGAAGGTGACCGTTTTGTAGATCTTGTGAGAACAGGTCAAGCGGCAACTGTTTTAGCTTCTTATGGCTTTAAAGCAGGTAAAAATGAATTGTTCCCAATACCATTTAATGCGATTACACAAAGTCAGAATGTTCTGACTCAAAACCCAGGTTACTAA
- a CDS encoding glucoamylase family protein, with translation MRFKNILIFTLAIAGITCSSQSPVRENKNPDAKKLTDDQLLDKVQRQTFRYFWDFAEPHSGMARERYHPDGNYPDRDANIVTTGGSGFGLMSIISATNRGYIKKKEAVERLNKIADFLTKADRFHGAWSHWIDGETGKVKPFGTKDNGGDLVETSFLAQGFLVVREYFKNGTAEEKALAGKYDKLWKGIEWNWYTKGGENALYWHWSPNYAWDMNFKLEGYNECLITYVMAASSPTHTISRDAYDKGWARNGKIISDKVAYNFPLVLKHNGAEKMGGPLFWAHYSYLGLDPNGLKDQYADYQKLNYDHSMINYSYAVENPKAYKAYGKDFWGLTASYSRNEDGSTGYNAHMPGNDVGVVSPTAAISSIVYTPKESIAFIRNLYENYPDSWGLAGFYDALSPQYKWTAKWYLAIDQGPEVVMLENYRSGLIWKLFMNAPEVQQGLKKLGFTTSKYPSKGRKAVK, from the coding sequence ATGAGGTTTAAAAACATATTAATATTCACTTTGGCTATTGCAGGGATTACCTGCAGTAGCCAAAGTCCTGTTAGGGAGAATAAGAACCCAGATGCTAAAAAGCTAACGGATGACCAGCTACTGGATAAAGTTCAGAGACAGACTTTCCGGTATTTTTGGGATTTTGCCGAGCCACATTCAGGAATGGCAAGGGAGCGTTATCATCCCGATGGTAATTATCCGGATCGTGATGCGAATATTGTTACCACTGGAGGTTCAGGATTTGGACTAATGTCTATTATTTCTGCTACAAACAGAGGCTATATTAAGAAGAAAGAAGCTGTAGAACGTCTAAATAAAATAGCAGATTTTCTGACGAAAGCAGATCGCTTTCATGGAGCCTGGTCCCACTGGATAGACGGAGAAACTGGAAAAGTAAAACCATTCGGAACCAAAGATAATGGTGGAGATCTTGTAGAAACATCATTTCTGGCCCAAGGCTTCCTTGTTGTGCGGGAGTATTTCAAAAATGGAACTGCTGAAGAAAAAGCTTTGGCAGGGAAGTATGACAAACTGTGGAAGGGTATAGAATGGAATTGGTACACAAAGGGTGGTGAAAATGCTCTGTACTGGCACTGGTCTCCAAATTATGCATGGGATATGAACTTCAAATTGGAAGGTTATAATGAATGTTTAATTACATATGTAATGGCCGCTTCATCTCCAACTCATACGATAAGCAGAGATGCATATGATAAAGGCTGGGCACGTAATGGTAAAATTATTTCCGATAAGGTAGCTTATAATTTTCCCTTGGTATTGAAACATAATGGAGCCGAGAAAATGGGAGGGCCCCTATTTTGGGCACATTATTCCTATCTTGGTTTGGATCCGAACGGACTAAAAGATCAGTATGCAGACTATCAGAAACTGAATTATGATCACTCTATGATCAATTATTCCTATGCTGTAGAAAACCCTAAGGCTTATAAGGCCTATGGAAAAGATTTCTGGGGATTAACAGCATCTTATTCCAGAAATGAGGACGGAAGTACAGGTTATAATGCGCATATGCCGGGAAATGATGTAGGTGTTGTTTCTCCAACTGCGGCAATTAGCTCCATCGTGTATACACCCAAAGAGTCTATAGCTTTCATACGCAACCTGTATGAAAACTATCCTGATTCATGGGGACTAGCGGGGTTCTATGATGCGTTGAGTCCTCAATACAAATGGACTGCCAAATGGTATCTGGCGATAGATCAGGGGCCGGAAGTTGTTATGCTGGAGAACTACCGTTCCGGATTAATCTGGAAACTTTTTATGAACGCTCCGGAGGTTCAGCAAGGTTTGAAAAAACTAGGATTTACTACTTCAAAATACCCTTCGAAAGGGAGAAAAGCAGTAAAATAA
- the bglX gene encoding beta-glucosidase BglX, with protein sequence MKKLSIIAGLILAPLFSAQLVHQPVQSFRTEAYTSKKKAFVDQLIAKMTLDEKIGQLNLPSSGDFTTGQAQSSDIGKKIEQGLVGGLFNIKGVGKIRDVQKVAVEKSRLKIPMIFGMDVIHGYETTFPIPLGLSASWDMDLIQRSAQIAAQEASADGINWTFSPMVDVSREPRWGRVSEGSGEDPYLGSQIAKAMVYGYQGKDLSLKNTILACVKHFALYGAPEGGRDYNTVDMSHIRMFNEYFPPYKAAVDAGVGSVMASFNEVDGIPATGNKWLMDDVLRKQWGFNGFIVTDYTGINEMIQHGMGDLQQVSALAMNAGIDMDMVGEGFLTTLKKSISEGKVTEQQITTAARRILEAKYDLGLFDDPYRYTDEKRSKTEVFNKANREEARNIAAQSMVLLKNDKQILPLKASGTVAVIGPLANNNENMTGTWSVASRTKDAVSIMTGLKETVKGVNFIYAKGSNVFYDAKMEEKATMFGKVSNRDSRSKEALLKEAVETAKKADVVVLAMGETAELSGESSSRANIEIPQAQKDLLAELKKTGKPIVMVLFTGRPLVLNDENKQADAIVNAWFAGSEAGYAIADVLYGKVNPSGKLPMTFPRSVGQVPIYYNAKNTGRPLSDDKSDKCEFEKFRSNYIDECNTPLFPFGYGLSYTSFGYSDVQLSKTQLSGNDQLTASITLTNNGKYDGNEVVQLYIRDMVGSVTRPVKELKGFQKVFLKAGESKKVSFTITPEDLKFYNSELKYDWEAGEFDIMIGTNSHDVKHAKINWNK encoded by the coding sequence ATGAAGAAACTATCAATTATAGCCGGGCTTATTCTTGCACCTCTGTTTTCAGCACAGCTGGTACATCAGCCGGTACAAAGCTTTCGAACAGAAGCTTATACTTCTAAAAAGAAGGCATTTGTAGATCAGTTAATCGCAAAAATGACTCTGGATGAGAAAATCGGACAGCTTAATCTACCGTCATCCGGAGATTTTACAACAGGACAGGCTCAGAGTTCTGATATAGGTAAAAAAATTGAACAGGGATTAGTAGGAGGATTATTCAACATAAAAGGTGTTGGTAAAATAAGAGATGTACAAAAAGTAGCTGTAGAAAAAAGCCGTCTGAAGATTCCAATGATTTTCGGAATGGATGTTATACATGGTTATGAGACAACATTTCCAATTCCTTTAGGTCTTTCTGCATCATGGGATATGGATCTTATTCAGAGATCTGCACAGATTGCAGCACAGGAAGCTTCGGCAGATGGTATTAACTGGACATTCTCACCAATGGTAGATGTTTCCAGAGAGCCAAGATGGGGAAGAGTTTCTGAAGGATCGGGAGAAGACCCATACCTTGGAAGCCAGATTGCAAAAGCCATGGTTTATGGTTATCAGGGAAAAGACTTATCTCTTAAAAATACCATATTGGCATGTGTAAAACATTTTGCACTGTATGGAGCACCGGAAGGAGGGCGTGACTATAATACGGTTGACATGAGCCATATAAGAATGTTCAACGAGTATTTTCCACCATATAAAGCTGCTGTAGATGCTGGAGTAGGTTCTGTAATGGCTTCATTTAACGAAGTAGATGGTATCCCGGCTACAGGTAATAAATGGTTGATGGATGATGTGTTGCGTAAACAATGGGGCTTTAATGGTTTTATTGTAACGGATTACACCGGAATCAATGAAATGATTCAGCATGGAATGGGAGATCTGCAACAAGTATCGGCTTTAGCAATGAATGCAGGTATTGATATGGATATGGTAGGTGAAGGTTTTTTAACAACACTGAAAAAATCCATAAGTGAAGGAAAAGTAACAGAACAGCAAATCACTACTGCAGCCAGAAGAATTCTGGAAGCTAAGTATGATCTGGGGCTTTTTGATGATCCGTATCGATATACTGATGAGAAAAGATCTAAAACTGAAGTTTTCAATAAAGCCAATCGCGAAGAAGCCAGAAATATTGCAGCGCAGTCAATGGTTCTGCTTAAAAATGATAAACAAATTCTGCCTCTGAAAGCATCAGGAACAGTTGCTGTTATTGGACCTTTAGCCAATAATAATGAGAACATGACCGGAACATGGAGTGTGGCTTCACGTACAAAGGATGCTGTTTCTATAATGACAGGACTTAAAGAAACTGTAAAAGGGGTCAATTTCATTTATGCAAAAGGGAGCAATGTTTTCTATGATGCTAAAATGGAAGAAAAGGCGACAATGTTTGGTAAAGTATCCAACAGAGATAGCCGATCTAAAGAAGCACTGCTGAAAGAAGCTGTAGAAACGGCTAAAAAAGCAGATGTTGTAGTATTGGCTATGGGTGAAACAGCTGAACTAAGTGGAGAATCTAGTTCCAGAGCGAATATAGAGATCCCTCAGGCTCAGAAAGATTTATTGGCAGAGCTTAAAAAGACAGGGAAACCAATTGTGATGGTGCTCTTTACGGGACGTCCGTTGGTCTTAAATGATGAAAATAAGCAGGCTGATGCTATCGTTAATGCTTGGTTTGCAGGAAGCGAAGCAGGTTATGCAATTGCAGATGTATTGTATGGTAAAGTCAATCCGTCCGGAAAACTGCCAATGACATTCCCAAGGAGTGTAGGGCAGGTTCCAATCTATTACAATGCTAAAAATACAGGCCGCCCATTGAGCGATGACAAATCGGATAAATGTGAATTCGAAAAATTCAGATCTAACTATATAGACGAATGTAATACACCGCTTTTCCCGTTTGGTTATGGTTTGAGTTATACTTCATTTGGATATTCAGATGTACAGCTGAGTAAAACGCAACTAAGTGGTAACGATCAGCTAACAGCAAGTATAACATTGACGAATAATGGTAAATACGATGGAAATGAAGTAGTACAATTGTATATTCGTGATATGGTAGGCTCGGTGACACGTCCGGTAAAAGAGCTGAAAGGTTTCCAAAAAGTGTTTTTAAAGGCTGGTGAATCTAAAAAAGTAAGCTTTACAATTACACCGGAAGATCTGAAGTTTTATAACTCGGAACTGAAGTATGATTGGGAGGCCGGAGAATTCGATATTATGATAGGAACAAATTCTCATGATGTAAAACATGCGAAAATAAACTGGAATAAATAA
- a CDS encoding alpha/beta hydrolase-fold protein, which yields MIKKIGFVLALMWVSFLFAQDFSLFKKFRFSQGEQILPYRVLLPENFDPGKKYPLVIFLHGRGESGNDNEKQLTHGGKLFLNDSNRKNFPAIVVFPQCPEDSYWSNVQIVSDDVGQRKFYFTNNDVPTKAMSLLSGLFGNLQKQYNIKQDQIYIMGLSMGGMGTFELVNRKPGVFAGAIAICGGAEPSTASNLKATNWWVFHGGKDDVVPSGFSDAMVKAMKLNGVKVKYTLYPEANHNSWDSAFAEPDLLKWLFSQRIQRTISK from the coding sequence ATGATAAAAAAGATAGGTTTCGTTTTAGCATTAATGTGGGTAAGTTTTCTTTTTGCTCAGGATTTCTCATTGTTCAAGAAATTCAGATTTTCACAAGGAGAACAGATTTTGCCTTACAGGGTATTATTACCTGAAAACTTCGATCCAGGGAAAAAATATCCGTTGGTTATTTTTCTGCATGGGAGAGGGGAAAGTGGGAATGATAATGAGAAGCAGCTGACTCATGGAGGGAAGTTGTTTTTGAATGATAGTAATCGGAAAAATTTCCCGGCAATTGTAGTTTTTCCACAATGCCCTGAGGATTCTTATTGGAGCAACGTGCAAATCGTATCCGATGATGTTGGGCAAAGAAAATTTTATTTCACCAATAATGATGTTCCAACAAAAGCGATGTCACTATTATCTGGCCTTTTTGGAAATCTTCAAAAGCAGTATAATATAAAACAGGATCAGATTTATATTATGGGGCTTAGTATGGGGGGTATGGGAACTTTTGAGCTGGTGAACCGCAAGCCGGGAGTATTTGCCGGAGCTATCGCAATATGTGGTGGAGCGGAACCGTCCACAGCTTCTAATCTGAAAGCTACAAACTGGTGGGTTTTTCATGGTGGAAAAGATGATGTAGTGCCTTCAGGGTTTTCAGATGCTATGGTAAAAGCAATGAAATTGAACGGAGTAAAGGTAAAGTATACTTTGTACCCCGAAGCAAATCATAACAGCTGGGATTCGGCATTTGCAGAACCTGACTTGTTGAAATGGCTGTTTAGCCAGAGGATTCAAAGAACTATAAGTAAGTAA
- a CDS encoding efflux RND transporter periplasmic adaptor subunit encodes MKKKLNFKKIIYIILGIILLLVLFKGISYMISSNSAKEEAFLTRKPTIQTLEDKVLATGTIVPRREVEIKPNIPGIIKSIHVKQGDKVTAGQLIATINVVPSISEMNAAQQSIKDAELQIGNAKITLNNQQKQYDMQKRLFAQGVISKQEYYNAEQQYKGAAQSVSIAEQQLRTAEKRLQIARTGSTPELQSLATTQVRSKLNGTILEIPVKEGSQVIEANNFNAGTTICTVADLNSLIFKGTIDEAQAGRLKEGMNMNIIIGALQNKTFPGKLTLIAPKGKDETGSIKFPLEADVFNPNNEYIRAGFSANGEIIMNSQKNALLLDESLIQYEKQNNKDKAFVEVKQKDGKFKKVYITLGASDGINVQVLSGITKDSEIKVWNPSEKDKEELKQKNAK; translated from the coding sequence ATGAAAAAGAAGCTCAACTTCAAAAAAATCATTTATATCATCTTAGGAATTATCCTATTGCTGGTTCTTTTTAAAGGTATCAGTTATATGATCTCGTCCAATTCTGCAAAGGAAGAGGCCTTCTTAACACGTAAACCTACTATACAAACACTGGAGGATAAAGTACTTGCAACTGGTACAATTGTACCACGCAGGGAGGTTGAGATAAAACCAAATATTCCCGGGATTATAAAATCTATTCACGTAAAACAAGGAGATAAAGTTACAGCGGGGCAGTTAATCGCTACAATTAATGTTGTACCTAGTATTTCTGAGATGAATGCTGCACAACAGTCTATAAAGGACGCCGAATTGCAGATTGGCAATGCTAAAATTACTTTAAACAATCAGCAAAAGCAGTATGATATGCAAAAAAGGCTTTTTGCACAAGGTGTAATTTCTAAACAGGAATATTACAATGCTGAACAACAATATAAAGGTGCAGCACAATCTGTATCAATTGCAGAGCAACAGTTAAGAACTGCTGAAAAGCGCCTTCAGATTGCCAGAACCGGATCTACACCAGAATTACAAAGTCTGGCAACAACCCAAGTTCGTTCCAAGCTTAATGGTACTATTCTGGAAATTCCTGTAAAAGAGGGTAGCCAGGTTATCGAAGCAAATAACTTCAATGCTGGGACAACTATTTGTACTGTCGCTGACCTTAATTCACTTATTTTTAAAGGTACTATCGACGAAGCACAGGCTGGAAGACTAAAAGAAGGAATGAATATGAATATCATCATCGGGGCTTTACAAAATAAAACTTTCCCTGGAAAGCTAACGTTAATTGCTCCTAAAGGAAAGGATGAAACAGGAAGTATTAAATTCCCTCTGGAAGCAGATGTATTCAATCCTAACAACGAGTATATCCGCGCAGGATTCTCTGCCAATGGTGAAATCATTATGAACAGCCAGAAAAATGCTCTTCTTTTGGATGAATCTCTTATCCAGTATGAAAAACAAAATAACAAAGACAAAGCTTTCGTAGAAGTAAAACAAAAAGACGGTAAGTTTAAAAAAGTATATATAACTCTTGGTGCTAGTGATGGTATCAACGTACAGGTACTTTCTGGTATCACTAAAGATTCTGAAATCAAAGTATGGAATCCTTCTGAAAAGGATAAGGAGGAATTAAAGCAAAAAAACGCTAAATAA
- a CDS encoding four helix bundle protein, whose amino-acid sequence MFLKLNHQNLEVYKSAKKLLNASYDILEKLPDSENFNLKSQLKRASTSVLLNISEGSSRKSKTERNRFYKIARGSIVEIDTCCEVIIERNYIKPEELTELGNYIISTFILLSNLLKS is encoded by the coding sequence ATGTTTTTAAAATTGAATCATCAAAATCTGGAAGTTTATAAATCAGCAAAGAAGCTACTTAATGCATCTTATGATATTCTTGAAAAATTACCTGATTCTGAAAATTTTAATTTAAAAAGCCAACTGAAACGAGCATCAACATCAGTACTATTAAATATATCCGAAGGTTCATCCAGAAAATCAAAAACAGAAAGAAACAGATTTTATAAAATCGCAAGAGGCTCAATAGTAGAAATCGATACCTGCTGCGAGGTTATTATTGAAAGAAATTATATAAAACCAGAAGAATTGACAGAATTAGGAAATTATATCATATCAACATTCATTTTACTAAGTAATCTTTTAAAATCATAA
- a CDS encoding ABC transporter permease — protein sequence MIGVGWGMFLYVSLLGAAKGVENGFNKTFNGFATNSIFMWAQSTSIPYGGFPKGKLMKLHTNDIEMLKNKVPGIKYISPQNSRGARFGKPEPLVRNGKKGNYGITGDYPIGDAISKKKLTFGRYINDPDISGNKNVVVIGNEVYESFFDAKKRENPVGKTVTIKGIYFTVIGVFKVATNGPRMESNDMVFIPFTTYNKMFNNGDVAEMFAVVGKDNADLAQIEDNAKRVLKEKYHVSPEDENAYGSFNLGKEFKKLTGFLTGMQFLTIIVGTLTIIAGVIAISNILLITVKERTKEIGIRRALGAKPSEVRNQILLESVVITLSSGLIGFFLGIFLLMGINALTENNDSFPFYNPSVNYSNVFSAMFVMVFLGLIIGLIPAQRAVRIKPIEALRTE from the coding sequence ATGATTGGCGTAGGCTGGGGTATGTTCCTGTATGTAAGTCTTCTGGGAGCTGCCAAAGGTGTTGAAAACGGTTTTAATAAAACTTTCAATGGCTTTGCTACCAATTCTATTTTTATGTGGGCGCAGAGCACTTCTATTCCCTATGGAGGATTCCCAAAAGGAAAATTAATGAAGCTGCATACCAACGACATAGAAATGTTGAAAAATAAAGTTCCGGGCATTAAGTACATTTCACCACAAAACAGTCGTGGAGCACGTTTTGGGAAACCCGAACCATTAGTACGCAACGGAAAAAAAGGTAATTATGGAATCACCGGAGACTATCCTATTGGAGATGCCATCAGTAAAAAGAAATTAACATTCGGGCGTTATATAAACGATCCTGATATCTCGGGCAACAAAAATGTAGTAGTAATCGGAAATGAGGTCTATGAATCTTTTTTTGATGCTAAAAAAAGAGAAAACCCTGTTGGTAAAACAGTAACAATAAAAGGAATATATTTTACTGTTATCGGAGTTTTTAAAGTGGCGACAAATGGCCCCAGAATGGAAAGCAATGATATGGTCTTTATCCCTTTCACAACATACAATAAAATGTTTAATAACGGAGATGTTGCCGAAATGTTTGCTGTTGTAGGAAAAGACAATGCAGATCTTGCTCAGATAGAAGATAATGCAAAAAGAGTATTAAAAGAAAAATACCATGTATCTCCTGAAGATGAAAACGCCTATGGAAGTTTTAATCTGGGGAAAGAATTCAAAAAGCTAACGGGTTTTCTTACCGGAATGCAGTTTTTGACCATTATTGTAGGAACACTTACTATTATTGCCGGAGTTATTGCCATTTCCAATATTCTTCTGATTACAGTGAAAGAACGTACTAAAGAGATTGGTATTCGTCGTGCATTGGGAGCCAAACCTTCGGAAGTTCGTAACCAAATCCTCTTGGAGAGTGTCGTTATCACACTTAGCTCAGGCCTTATTGGTTTCTTCCTGGGTATATTCCTGCTTATGGGGATTAATGCTCTTACGGAAAACAATGATTCATTCCCGTTTTATAATCCGAGTGTTAATTATTCCAATGTATTCTCTGCCATGTTTGTGATGGTATTCCTGGGACTGATTATCGGACTTATTCCGGCACAAAGAGCAGTAAGAATAAAACCTATTGAAGCATTAAGAACAGAATAA
- a CDS encoding ABC transporter permease, protein MFDIDRWHEIFSSIRSNILRTILSGVTVALGLFIFIVLFGIGNGLQNSFQNEFNGDAANLITIFSTQTSKPYAGMQSNRKIIMRNSDYKEITDKNKTQIESAAPRYSANMMVKYGKESGNYQISGTNSDEIKIENRLVTDGRYINASDVTRQQNVAVIGRLVQKDLIKNGSPIGKRININGTSFTVVGVFSDNGGDWDERMITVPVSTLQMMKKSSDTLNTIFVTYDKKMSTQQAIDLGNDIKKDMKSKHRIDPTDDNGIIVRNNAENMKDTLQFMLVLTVIVGVIGGGTLIAGIIGISNIMVYIIKERTKEIGVRKAIGARPNSIVALILQESVVITVISGLVGVLFGLLTLNLLGNSLEPYFIKEPKVGTGMVIFAFLCLVIAGAIAGFVPAYRASKIKPIEALRTE, encoded by the coding sequence ATGTTCGATATAGACCGCTGGCACGAAATATTCAGTTCTATCCGAAGTAATATACTCCGGACGATTTTGTCGGGAGTAACTGTCGCTTTAGGACTCTTTATTTTTATTGTTCTTTTTGGTATTGGTAACGGATTACAAAATTCATTTCAAAATGAATTTAACGGAGATGCTGCAAATCTTATTACGATATTCAGTACACAGACTTCCAAGCCTTATGCGGGGATGCAGTCCAATCGTAAAATTATCATGCGGAACAGCGATTATAAAGAGATCACTGATAAAAATAAAACTCAGATTGAATCTGCTGCCCCGCGTTATAGTGCCAATATGATGGTAAAATATGGAAAAGAAAGTGGTAATTATCAGATTTCCGGTACCAATAGCGACGAAATAAAAATAGAAAACAGACTCGTTACAGATGGCAGGTATATTAATGCATCGGATGTAACACGTCAGCAAAATGTTGCGGTAATTGGCCGGCTGGTTCAGAAAGACCTCATCAAAAATGGAAGTCCTATTGGTAAAAGAATCAATATTAACGGAACCAGCTTTACTGTAGTCGGAGTATTCTCTGATAATGGTGGCGACTGGGACGAGCGTATGATTACTGTTCCGGTAAGTACTTTACAGATGATGAAAAAAAGTTCGGATACGCTGAATACTATTTTCGTTACCTACGACAAAAAAATGTCTACCCAACAAGCTATTGATCTGGGAAATGACATAAAAAAAGACATGAAAAGTAAGCACCGTATAGATCCTACGGATGACAATGGTATTATTGTAAGAAATAATGCTGAAAATATGAAAGATACCTTACAGTTTATGCTTGTACTAACTGTTATTGTAGGGGTTATTGGCGGCGGAACACTAATCGCCGGAATCATCGGGATCAGCAATATTATGGTGTATATTATCAAAGAGCGAACAAAAGAAATAGGTGTAAGGAAAGCTATTGGCGCCAGACCAAACAGTATTGTTGCTCTTATATTACAGGAAAGTGTGGTTATCACAGTAATCTCCGGACTAGTTGGTGTATTATTCGGCCTATTAACACTTAATCTGTTAGGAAATAGCCTGGAACCATATTTTATAAAAGAGCCAAAAGTAGGCACAGGAATGGTAATTTTCGCCTTCTTATGCCTTGTAATTGCAGGTGCTATTGCGGGATTCGTTCCGGCTTACCGTGCCTCCAAGATAAAACCAATCGAAGCATTACGAACAGAATAA
- a CDS encoding ABC transporter ATP-binding protein, with amino-acid sequence MITIENLEKSYDTGKSKLHVLKGINLNIKEGEFVSIMGSSGSGKSTLLNIIGILDEADSGVYELAGVPIKNLNEVKAADYRSKFLGFIFQSFNLISYKTALENVALPLYYQNISRKERNKKALEYLEKVGLAQWADHLPSELSGGQKQRVAIARALITNPKVILADEPTGALDSKTTYDIMKLLQEINNEGKTIVVVTHEPDVAAQTKRNVVLKDGVIESDEFIKQLVLE; translated from the coding sequence ATGATTACAATTGAGAATCTTGAAAAATCTTATGACACCGGAAAAAGCAAACTTCATGTTCTGAAAGGGATCAACCTGAATATTAAAGAAGGTGAGTTTGTATCTATTATGGGGTCATCCGGCTCAGGAAAATCTACGTTACTTAATATTATAGGAATACTAGATGAAGCTGATTCAGGAGTTTACGAATTGGCAGGGGTTCCCATTAAAAATCTTAACGAGGTAAAAGCAGCAGACTACAGAAGTAAATTCTTAGGTTTTATTTTCCAGTCATTCAACCTGATCTCTTATAAAACAGCATTGGAAAACGTAGCGCTACCACTCTATTATCAAAACATTTCCAGAAAGGAAAGAAATAAAAAAGCACTGGAATATCTGGAGAAAGTAGGTCTTGCTCAGTGGGCAGATCACTTACCCAGCGAACTTTCCGGAGGACAAAAACAAAGGGTAGCTATTGCCAGAGCCCTTATTACTAATCCAAAAGTAATTCTGGCGGATGAGCCTACAGGTGCGTTGGATTCCAAAACAACATACGATATTATGAAGCTATTGCAGGAGATTAATAACGAAGGAAAAACAATTGTAGTTGTAACCCATGAACCTGATGTTGCCGCACAAACCAAGCGTAATGTTGTCCTGAAAGATGGCGTTATTGAAAGTGACGAATTTATCAAACAATTAGTGTTAGAATAA